From one Vibrio palustris genomic stretch:
- a CDS encoding CobW family GTP-binding protein, translating into MPNKIPTNIITGFLGAGKTTTILHLLEQKPVHEKWVVLVNEFGEIGIDGAMMTEQGAWIKEVPGGCLCCTAGVPMSVALTALLREQPDRLLIEPTGLGHPKEVIAKLIAPQYIDYVELKATVALVDARQLSDENYTRIATFNDQLDCADIVMMSKADMASDDDNARFAEWITQQTPVKLFSGPLKQGQLPLELLDMPRIEGSASTHIDSHHHEHALEEPQFVIPPGEAFIRRENQADGFYSCGWLFGAEYEFTFDDIFSVFNDLTAERVKAVVNTDEGCYAFNVSDGVVSVNELSLTGFETRIEVIDRQLMPWDDLEALLLCLAGVTTPAS; encoded by the coding sequence ATGCCAAATAAGATACCGACCAATATCATTACAGGATTTTTGGGCGCCGGAAAAACCACAACTATTTTACACCTTCTAGAACAAAAGCCAGTGCATGAAAAGTGGGTGGTGCTTGTGAATGAGTTTGGTGAAATAGGTATTGATGGAGCCATGATGACCGAGCAGGGCGCATGGATTAAAGAAGTGCCTGGTGGCTGTTTATGTTGTACGGCGGGTGTGCCGATGTCGGTCGCACTGACCGCTTTGTTAAGAGAACAACCCGATCGCTTATTAATCGAACCGACAGGATTAGGCCATCCTAAAGAAGTGATTGCCAAACTCATCGCGCCGCAATACATCGATTATGTCGAGCTGAAAGCGACAGTCGCGCTGGTGGACGCGCGCCAATTAAGTGATGAAAACTATACGCGTATTGCAACCTTTAATGACCAATTAGACTGTGCCGATATTGTCATGATGAGCAAAGCTGATATGGCAAGTGATGATGACAACGCTCGATTCGCCGAGTGGATTACACAGCAAACACCGGTAAAGTTATTTAGTGGCCCGCTGAAACAAGGCCAGTTACCACTAGAGCTTTTAGACATGCCACGTATTGAGGGTAGCGCGTCGACACATATCGATTCGCATCATCATGAGCATGCCTTAGAAGAGCCGCAGTTTGTAATTCCGCCAGGAGAGGCATTTATTCGCCGTGAAAACCAGGCGGATGGGTTTTATAGTTGTGGTTGGTTGTTCGGTGCGGAATACGAGTTTACGTTTGATGATATTTTTTCTGTGTTTAACGACTTAACGGCAGAGCGAGTGAAAGCTGTTGTGAATACTGACGAGGGTTGCTATGCATTTAATGTTTCTGATGGTGTGGTATCAGTCAATGAGTTGAGCTTAACCGGATTTGAAACACGGATAGAAGTTATCGATCGACAGTTAATGCCTTGGGACGATTTAGAGGCGCTGTTGCTATGTCTTGCCGGGGTGACAACGCCTGCATCGTAG
- the ylqF gene encoding ribosome biogenesis GTPase YlqF, translating to MISNKIQWFPGHMHKARKEIEEVIPQIDVIIEVLDARIPFSSENPLISSLRGDKPVVKVLNKRDLADHKTTELWIEHLEQEQGVKAMAITTSQASEVTKIMELCRKLAPHREEIGKNIRTMIMGIPNVGKSTIINSLAGRTIAQTGNQPAVTRRQQRINLQNGMVLSDTPGILWPKVENPHSGFRLAATGAIKDTAMEYDEVAFYTVEYLAEYYPERLMERYQLEEAPQSDIEWMEAIGRKRGALRAGGRVDLHKASEILLHELRQGILGQITLERPEMITDELVQVEIEAAQKAEDKARIKEERRKRYLRNKR from the coding sequence ATGATTAGCAATAAAATTCAATGGTTTCCGGGTCATATGCATAAAGCTCGTAAAGAAATCGAAGAAGTCATTCCACAAATCGATGTTATCATTGAAGTCTTGGATGCCCGTATACCGTTTAGTAGTGAAAACCCGCTGATTTCATCACTACGTGGAGACAAACCCGTTGTCAAAGTCTTGAATAAACGTGATTTAGCCGATCATAAAACCACAGAGTTATGGATTGAGCATTTAGAACAAGAGCAAGGCGTGAAAGCCATGGCTATCACGACGTCTCAAGCCTCTGAAGTAACCAAAATCATGGAATTGTGCCGCAAACTTGCCCCACATCGCGAAGAAATAGGTAAAAACATTCGCACCATGATCATGGGGATTCCAAATGTTGGCAAATCCACGATCATTAATAGCCTTGCCGGACGCACTATCGCGCAAACCGGTAACCAACCCGCAGTGACTCGCCGTCAGCAGCGCATTAATTTACAAAACGGTATGGTGTTATCGGACACTCCCGGGATTCTATGGCCTAAAGTCGAAAACCCACACAGTGGTTTTCGCCTTGCGGCTACAGGTGCGATAAAAGATACCGCAATGGAATACGATGAAGTTGCTTTTTATACGGTTGAATATCTTGCCGAATATTACCCAGAACGTTTAATGGAACGTTATCAATTAGAAGAAGCGCCCCAATCGGATATCGAGTGGATGGAAGCGATTGGTCGTAAACGCGGCGCACTGCGTGCAGGTGGCCGCGTTGATTTACACAAAGCATCCGAAATTCTTTTGCACGAATTGCGCCAAGGTATTTTAGGACAAATCACGTTAGAGCGACCAGAAATGATCACCGATGAACTGGTGCAAGTCGAAATTGAAGCGGCGCAAAAAGCAGAAGATAAAGCGAGAATTAAAGAAGAACGTCGCAAGCGTTATTTACGTAATAAACGCTAA
- the clcA gene encoding H(+)/Cl(-) exchange transporter ClcA, whose protein sequence is MTAREITHSLLHKVPKDTINQFLSIDKKPISVLLLSVIVGLLSGLIGSYFQKAVHLVSDNRTEWLSNQIVSMLPLGLAAFLISAILAIIGYYLTHRFCPEAAGSGIPEIEGAMDGMRPVRWWRVIPVKFFGGMGALGSGMVLGREGPTVQMGGAIGRMISDIFRVRNQDTRHSLLAAGAAGGLTAAFNAPLAGIMFVVEEMRPQFRYTLISIKAVIISAVMANIVFRYINGQAAVITMPQYHAPELTSLSLFLLLGVLFGIFGVIFNSLITKSQDFFSQLHHNNRKRFLLVGGSIGGCFGLMLLYMPQITGGGIWLIPNITEGGYAAGFLLLLFVGRIVTTLICFGSGAPGGIFAPMLALGTLFGYAFGLIVHNMFPEMDIEPGMFAIAGMGALFAATVRAPVTGILLVIEMTNNYYLILPLIITSLGAVIFAQMLGGQPIYSQLLRRTLKKDKLQQQDFALTQKIPAVTNAPNAERETQ, encoded by the coding sequence ATGACCGCCCGAGAGATAACGCACAGTCTATTACACAAAGTTCCAAAAGATACCATCAATCAATTTCTCTCTATCGATAAAAAACCCATATCCGTCTTATTGCTCTCTGTTATTGTTGGCTTATTATCAGGCTTAATCGGCAGTTATTTTCAAAAAGCCGTTCATCTTGTCTCAGACAACCGCACCGAATGGTTGTCCAATCAAATTGTCAGTATGCTTCCTCTTGGTCTCGCCGCTTTTCTTATTAGTGCCATCCTAGCCATTATTGGCTATTATCTCACGCACCGTTTTTGCCCTGAAGCCGCAGGCTCAGGTATTCCGGAAATTGAAGGAGCAATGGACGGTATGCGGCCTGTTCGTTGGTGGCGCGTGATACCAGTGAAATTTTTCGGAGGCATGGGCGCATTGGGCTCCGGCATGGTACTCGGACGTGAAGGTCCTACGGTGCAAATGGGCGGAGCGATTGGGCGAATGATTTCAGATATCTTCCGTGTTCGTAACCAAGATACCCGTCACTCCCTACTCGCCGCAGGGGCGGCTGGTGGTTTAACCGCCGCATTTAATGCGCCCCTTGCTGGAATAATGTTTGTGGTCGAAGAAATGCGCCCGCAATTTCGTTATACACTGATTTCAATTAAAGCCGTTATTATTTCCGCTGTCATGGCCAATATTGTTTTCCGTTATATTAACGGCCAAGCCGCGGTTATTACTATGCCGCAATATCATGCCCCAGAACTGACTTCACTGAGTTTGTTTTTATTACTTGGGGTATTATTTGGAATTTTTGGCGTTATCTTTAATAGCTTAATTACCAAATCACAAGATTTTTTCTCTCAATTACACCACAATAATCGCAAACGATTTTTATTAGTCGGCGGCTCAATTGGTGGATGCTTTGGTTTAATGTTGCTATATATGCCACAAATTACTGGTGGCGGTATTTGGTTAATTCCGAATATTACCGAAGGTGGCTATGCGGCCGGTTTCTTGTTGCTGTTGTTTGTTGGGCGCATTGTTACGACCTTAATCTGTTTCGGATCAGGCGCACCAGGGGGTATCTTCGCTCCAATGCTTGCACTCGGCACATTATTTGGTTATGCCTTTGGACTCATTGTACACAATATGTTTCCTGAAATGGACATTGAACCTGGGATGTTCGCCATTGCAGGTATGGGCGCATTATTTGCCGCAACCGTTCGCGCACCTGTCACAGGTATCTTACTCGTGATTGAAATGACCAACAATTACTACCTTATTTTGCCGTTAATTATTACCAGTTTGGGCGCGGTTATCTTTGCGCAGATGCTAGGCGGCCAACCGATATACAGTCAACTGCTACGCCGCACCTTGAAAAAAGACAAACTGCAGCAACAAGATTTTGCGTTAACGCAAAAAATCCCGGCTGTGACGAACGCGCCAAATGCGGAAAGAGAAACACAGTAA